A genomic segment from Synchiropus splendidus isolate RoL2022-P1 chromosome 18, RoL_Sspl_1.0, whole genome shotgun sequence encodes:
- the ormdl2 gene encoding ORM1-like protein 2 has protein sequence MNVGVAHSEVNPNTRVMNSRGIWLTYLLLTVALHVVLLSIPFFTVPLVWTLTNVIHNLVMYVFLHTVKGTPFETPDQGKARLLTHWEQMDYGVQFTASRKFLTISPIVLYILASFYTKYDATHFFINTGSLLSVLLPKLPLFHGVRVFGINKY, from the exons ATGAACGTGGGTGTGGCTCACAGCGAGGTCAACCCCAACACCCGGGTGATGAACAGTCGGGGGATCTGGCTCACTTACCTGCTGCTGACCGTTGCACTACACGTGGTCCTCCTCAGCATCCCGTTCTTCACAGTGCCGCTGGTCTGGACCCTCACCAACGTCATCCACAACCTG GTGATGTACGTGTTCCTCCACACGGTGAAGGGAACTCCCTTTGAGACCCCAGACCAGGGCAAGGCTCGACTCCTGACACACTGGGAACAGATGGACTACGGCGTCCAGTTCACTGCCTCCCGGAAGTTCCTCACCATTTCTCCAATCGTCCT GTACATTCTGGCAAGTTTCTATACCAAATATGACGCCACACACTTCTTCATCAACACGGGCTCCCTGCTGAGCGTCCTCCTCCCCAAACTGCCACTGTTCCATGGCGTACGAGTGTTTGGCATCAACAAGTACTGA